The genome window GTCCGGGAATGTCACCGTCGCTTGGAAGCCATTGCCTTTGGGCGTGGCGGAGAGGGTGATCGTCGGCATGTCAGGGCCTCCACCTGTCTCGTTCCTCGCCGCCAGACTGGGCGAGGAAGGCCCGCAACCTTAGTGCAATCCTCGATTTGAGACAGCTTCGTCCAAGCTGCCCGGGCCCCCGGGGTGCGGCTGGTCCCCGTGACTCCCCAATTTCCGGGCCTTCGGCGTCCCGGATGTCAGGTTGCAAACTGTCAGAAAACCGCTTACATTTCTAACAGGAGAATGGCCATGTTGCGTCTGAGCGAACAGATTCTGGCATATGCGGAGAGGCAGTCCGAAGGGGCGCCCATATCCGCCAAGAGCTTGCTCCACCTCGGCAATCGCGCTGCGGTGGACCAGGCCTTGTCGCGTCTGGCCGAGCGCGGGCAGCTCATCCGCGCCGGGCGGGGGGTCTACCTTCGCCCCATCACGTCCCGCTTCGGCACGCGAGCGCCTTCCGTCGAACAGGCTGTGGAGGCGCTTGCCGCCCAGCGAGGCGAGGTCATTGTCTCAAACGGGGCGGCTGCGGCCAACGCCCTTGGCCTGACGACGCAGGTGCCGGTTCGGTCGGTCTATCTGACTTCGGGTCGCAGCCGGAAGATGAGCCTCGGCAAGCAGGTCGTAGAGCTGCGCCACGCGCCACGCTGGCAGTTGACCTTGGGAAGCCGGCCGGCGGGGGAAGCGGTGCGCGCACTCGCGTGGCTCGGCCCCGACAAAGCCGAGGAAGCGCTCATGACGCTGAAGCGGAAGATGCCGCCAGGCGTCTTCGGCGAGCTGGTGGCGGCCGCGCCGCAGCTTCCGACGTGGCTCGCGCGGAGCGTGGGAAAGGCCGCCTATGGCTGACGCCTTTCTCTCCCTGCCGGTCGAGGACCGCCGTGAGGCTCTGCGCATCGCCGCCGATCAATCCGGCCGCCCGGCGCATCTTCTCGAAAAGGATGTGTGGGTCGTCTGGGCGCTGGCGACCTTGTTCGGATCCGACATCGGCGCGCACTTGGTGTTCAAGGGCGGCACTTCCCTGTCCAAGGCTTACGGCGTCATCCGGCGCTTTTCCGAGGACGTGGACCTGACCTATGACATTAGGGCCATCGCGCCCGACCTCGTTGGCGAGGACGGCGAAGCCCTGCCCAAAAACCGCAGCGAGGAGAAGCGGTGGTCAAAGGCGGTACGCCATCGCCTCCCCGAATGGATCGTCGAAAAGGTCCAGCCTGTCATCGCCGGCGCGACTGACGCGCAGTCGCTTGCGGCAACCCTCAGAGCAGAAGGCGATCGGCTCTACATCGACTACGAGGCCACCTCTGCGGGCTCCGGTTACGTGGCTCCCAGTGTGATGCTGGAATTTGGCGCTCGGTCGACGGGAGAGCCGGCTAGCCTTCGCGACGTGACCTGCGACGCCGCCGGATTGATCGACGGCGTTGACTTCCCGTCGGCCCGGCCCCGCGTGATGCACGCCGAGCGGACGTTCTGGGAAAAGGCCACGGCGATCCACGTCTTCTGCCTGCAAGAGAGGCTTCGCGGCGAGCGTTTCGCGCGACACTGGCACGATGTCGTTCGGCTCGACGAGGCCAAGATCGTCACTGCGGCCTTGGCTGATCGTCAGCTTGCCAGCGCCGTCGCCCGCCACAAAAGCATGTTCTTCGCCGAGAAGGCAGCAGACGGCACGCCGGTCGACTACGATAGGGCCGTACACGGCGGCCTGCGCCTCGTGCCGGCAGGCGAAGCGCTTGCGGCGCTGAATAAGGACTACGGCCAAATGGTCGACGACGGTCTGCTTCTGGAGGATGCCGAGCCCTTCGAAGCGCTGATCGAGCGATGTGCCGACATTGAAGCGCGAGCCAAGGGCGCTGGGAAAGAAAAGTAGATGGGCGAGGAAAACGAAGAGAGCAGATTTCAGTTTCTGCGGAACGGCGACGCCGAACCTTCAGATCTCGACTGGAACAAAGGGGCGAGAGCGTTCGGCAGGCTATTTCCGGGGCCATTGGATCGGACCTTGCCAAGCCACGACTTCAGCACGGCACGAACACCGTCGAGGACCAGCCCAATCGGGCCGGCGCTCGTCCGCACGAGGTCGATGTCTTCCGAGTAGCGCAGCGCTGTGAGGGTCCTGGCTCCCACCACCACATTCTGCTATGGAGCGCCGCGATCAGCACAATCTTCTCGAATTTTCTCTCATTCTCCGTATGCTTCGTTAGGCACGACTCGTGATGGACGCATGGCCGACGAAATCCTGACGATCCGGGAGGTGGCGGAACTTCTCAAGATCAATGAGAAGACCGCCTACAAGCTCGCTCTCGCGCGGGAGATTCCGGGCTTCAAGGTTGGCGGTTCGTGGCGGTTCCAGCGCCAGGAAATCGCAAACTGGATCAAGCGCAAGGTAGAAGAGCAACAAGGGGGCGGCAGGGGAGCATGACGAACGAAGTGATTGGGGTGAGATATGGCTAGGGGCAAAGTGAAAAATAACGGGAAATCGGATGGCCCTGACAAATCAACAGCCCTCGGCTTTGAATCCCGACTATGGTCGATGGCTGATAAGCTGCGCTCCAATATGGACGCTGCGGAATATAAGCACGTCGTTCTTGGCCTTATTTTTCTGAAATTTATCTCGGACAAATTCAACGCGAAATACGAAGACCTGAAGGCGAGGCAGAAAACCGATTTCACGGACCCGGAAGAGCGCGATGAGTATGTCGCGGAAAATGTCTTCTGGGTGCCAAAGGGTGCTCGTTGGCAAGATATCCAGGATCGCGCGACGACGGCGGAGATCGGCCAAATTGTCGATGACGCCATGCGCTCCATCGAAGCCGAGAACCCAACTTTGGAAGGGGTGCTGCCGAAAAACTATGCTCGAGCCGATTTAGACAAGCGGCTTCTGGGTGAAGTCATCAATCTCGTGGGCAAGATCGAGTTGGTCGCCAAAGAGGCGCACCATCAAGGCAACGACCTGCTCGGCCGGACCTATGAATATTTTATCGGTCAGTTCGCAGCGGCCGAAGGCAAGAGAGGTGGCCAGTTCTACACTCCGGCGCGCGTCGTCGAGCTACTTGTCCGTATGATTGAGCCCTACAAAGGGCGCGTTTATGACCCCTGTTGCGGGTCCGGCGGCATGTTCGTGCAATCGGAAAAATTCGTCGAAGCCCATGGAGGGGGGCGTGATGACCTGTCGGTCTATGGACAGGAATCCAATCCGCAGACGTGGCGCCTCGCGAAAATGAACCTCGCCATCCGTGGGATCACAGCCAATCTCGGCCCGCGCGCGGCGGACTCGTTCCACGACGATCTGCACAAAGACCTCAAGGCCGATTTCATCCTCGCCAACCCGCCATTCAATATCTCGGACTGGGGAGGTGAACGGCGGCGCTCGGACGTCCGATGGAAATTCGGTGCGCCGCCGGTCTCCAATGCGAACTTCGCGTGGGTGCAGCATATAGTGCATCATCTCGCTCCCCATGGACTGGCCGGTTTCATACTCGCCAACGGGTCGCTGTCGTCGAATCAGTCGGGCGAGGGTGAAATCCGCACTGAGATGATCCGCCATGACATCGTGGACTGTATTGTCTCACTGCCGAGCCAACTCTTCTACACGACGCAGATCCCCGTCTGCATGTGGTTCCTTGCGCGCGATAAGTCGAACGGCCTGCTCCGCGATAAGCGGCTCCGCGACCGGCGTGGCGAGACGCTGTTCATCGACGCGCGCGCGCTCGGCCAAATGGAGACACGTACCTTGCGGGCGCTATCCAGCCCAGCTGAGGTCGAGGGAGGCGAGGCAAGTGACATCGGAAAGATCGTGGAAGCCTATCACGCTTGGCGCGAGGGTCGGCAGGACTATGCGAATGTGCCGGGCTTCTGCAGAGCAGTCAAAAATGAGGAGATCGAAGCGCAAGGCTTCGTGCTGACACCGGGGCGCTACGTCGGTGCGGCGGTAGTTGAAGAGGAAGACATACCATTTGCAGAACATTTTGCTGAACTAAAAGAGCGGCTGGAGGGGCACATCCTAGAAAGCGAACGTCTGAACGCCCTCATGATGTCCGGTCTTTCTAGGATTGTCTCTGATGCCGGCTGAAAAGGTTCAACCGCTTGGTGATGTCGCCGACCTGCTTTCGGGAGGAACGCCTAGCAAATCAGCGCCGGAATTCTGGAGCGGCAACATACCTTGGCTGACGCCAAAGGACATGGGGAACTGGACGGGAGCCACCGAAGAAGCCGTTAGCGATTCAGCAATCGGAAATGGCACCCGACTTGCGCCGCCAGAAGCATCCTTTATTGCCGTGCGCGGGATGTCTCTGCACAATGAGATCAGAATTGTGCGCGCCCAGGCCCCAATTGCATTTAATCAGGACATCAAGGCGGTTGTTCCACGCGCCGGGATTCAGCCCGAGTATCTGTTCCAAGTTCTGGTCAGCAAGAAACCCGAGCTTTTGAGGCTTGTAGAGGCTGCCGGCCACGGCACGGGTCGGTTACCGACAGACCAACTTTTGGCCTTAAAGGTTCCCCGCTTCGGCTCAAAAGCGGAGACGGCAATAGCCGAATTCATGGGCGCTCTTGACGACAAAATCGATCTGAACCGGCGGATGAGCGATACGCTTGAGCGAATGGCGCGAGCGATCTTCAGAAGCTGGTTCGTCGATTTCGATCCCGTCCGCGCCAAAATGGAAGGACGCGAGACCGGGCTTGCGGCCGATGTCGCCGCGCTGTTCCCGGAGCGCTTTGGTGATAGCGGTTTGCCGGAAGGGTGGGAGACCAGGAAAATTGGCGAGCTGCCGGTCCGGATAGCTATGGGTCCATTCGGATCGAGAATTAAAACAGAGAATTTTACTGCAGTCGGCGTGCCCGTGATCCGGGGTGGTAATCTAACGGACGGATTTGTCGATGATAATTTTGTCTATGTGACGCCTGAAAAGGCGGAGGAGTTGCGTAGCGCTGCCGCATTTCCTGGTGACATTGTCATCACCCATCGCGGCACGCTTGGTCAAGTTGGAAAAATTCCCTCTAGATCAAGATTCGACAAATACATTGTTTCTCAAAGTCAGATGCTGCTGGGATCAAACAACGGATACCTAAGCCTGCACTATATTTTCGAGTTTCTTCGGTCTGTGGCGGGTTTGAATGCTCTCTTATCAAACACCACTACTACGGGGGTGCCAGCTATTGGCCGCCCCTCTACAAGCCTGAGAGCAATAGAATTGATTTATCCGCCCGAATTCATATTGGTTAAGTTCGATCAAATCATGCAGGCATTGGAGGCACGGCAAGTTGCCGGAAAAATGGAGAGTGAAACCCTAGCCGCTCTCCGTAACGTACTGCTCCCAAAACTTATGTCCGGCGATGTCCGCATCAGAGATGCGGAAAAGCTTGTCGACGAAGCGGGAGGCTAAGCAATGGCGTTCCTCATGCAGCAGATGAGGCGGGTATGCGCCGAGTTCGCTGATGGGACAGCCGGTTTTGTCCCACACCTTCAGGCGGTCGAGGATGCGGCGGAGAAGGCCCCCTTTACTTCTGCCGAGCGGGCCAAAGCGCTTCTGGAAATCTGCTGCAAGACGATCGCCGAGGAGCGCGGCCTTCCACGCGCTAAGGCAGATCTCAACGATCTCGTCTCCGATTTGATCAAGCAAATTCCGTTCGCCGGTCTCAACCATCCGGATGAAAAGAGCATCGAAGATGCGCTCACTAAGCTGACGCGTTCCGTGAACGCCTCTATTGGCGCACTTGCGCAATTAAACAACATCGAAGGGTTGCGCCACGGAGGATCGGCCAATTGGGAAACTCTTGCCTTCCATCATGGCGCTATGCTTCTGAGCCTGAGCGATGCGCTATGCGCCTTTCTCTACGAAGCCCACCGTCGCACCGTGCGGCGCGAACCAATGCGTGCTTATGAGGACGAAGCAGAGTTCAACGTCGAGCTTGACGAAAGCCACATCGGCGAACGCGGTGAAATCGTCGTGGTCGGCGTGCCGTTCAGACCCAGTGAAATTCTCTGGACACTGAACCGATCCCGTTATGATGAAACCTTACAAGCATGGCAGCAGGAGGCATCCGAGGCGAATCCAAACGATGCCGAGGTAGTATAGTGGTAGAATATCAACAATCAGCGCCGCGATCCTCGCTTGGGTTCCGCGAGGCCGAGGTCGAAAGCGCCGCCATGGCGTGGCTGGAGGTTGTTGGCTGGCGGACACTCAATGGAACCTACCTCGCTCCTGATGGTCCCGGTGCCCCACGCGGCTCATATTCGGACGTTGTGCTCCTCTCGCGCCTTGAAGATGCGCTTTTCAAAATCAACCCGGAGATCGGCTCGGATGGCATAACGGCAGCACTGCGCAAAATCCAGGACGTCGAAAGTCAAGACCTGCTGGACCAGAACCGACGGATGATGCGGCTGCTGCGGGACGGCGTGGATGTCGAAACAAACCACCCGGAGCATGGTGTAATAACTCGGAAAGTTCGCATATTCGATCTAGAAAAGCCGGAGCGTAACGACTTTTTTGCGGCGAACCAGTTTACGGTGGTCGAGGGTAAGGACCATCGTCGCCTCGACGTCGTCTGTTTCGTCAATGGTCTGCCGCTCGCGATTGTCGAACTCAAGGATGCGGTCAATTCTGACGCGACGCTGCTCAGGGCCTTCAATCAGATACAGACATACAAAGCTTCTATCCCGACTTTCTTCCGCTACAACGGCGCAATTGTCATCTCCGATGGAATGGAGGCGCGGATTGGCTCGCTGACGGCGGGCTTCGACCGATTTGCTCCGTGGCGGACTGTCGACGGCCGCGACATTGCCGACAAAGGCGAAGCGGAACTCGAAACCATCATCAAGGGTGTGTTTCACCCCGACCGTTTTCTCGATCTCGTAATCAACTTCGGCGCTTACGAGGTACGGGATGGCGCGGCACGGGCAAAGAAGCTTGCCGGCTACCATCAGTTTCATGCCGTCAACAAAGCTGTCCGGGCGACCGAGAGCGCAACGGTGTCTAGTTCCCACAGGGCCGGCGTCATCTGGCATACGCAAGGCTCCGGCAAGAGCCTGACCATGGCATTCTACGCCTCGAAGCTGGAGCGCAGCGAACGGCTCAAGAATCCGACGGTCGTTGTCGTGACCGACCGTAACGACCTCGACGATCAGCTTTTCGGCACCTTTGTGAATCATCCCGATCTCTTTCGCGTGACGCCGGAAAACGCGGAGGATCGCGAAGATTTGCGGCAGAAACTCAACCGGGCCTCCGGTGGCATCCTCTTCACAACGATGCAGAAGTTCGCTCCGGAAGGTAACGCACGCAACGACGTCATCAGCGACCGCGAGAATATAATCGTCATCGCGGACGAAGCCCACCGAACGCAATACGGATTGGGCGCGCGGATTGATAAAAGGACCGGCCAGACGCGGTACGGCTTAGCAGTCCATCTTCGGGACATGCTGCCGAAGGCAACGTTCATCGGTTTTACCGGCACGCCCATCGAACTAGTCGGACGCGATACCTATCAGGTGTTCGGAGACGTCATCGATACCTACGACATCGCGCAGTCGGTCGAGGACGGCGCGACGGTACCTATCTACTACACAGCCCGGCTTGCGCGGCTGCATCTCGATATCGATGCGCGGGCGGTTCTGGACGAGGGCTCCGACGAGCTACTTGAAGGTGAAGAGGAAACCGAGCGCGAGCGGCACAAGTCGAAGTGGTCGCGACTGGAAGCTGTCGCCGGAGCGCCTGAGCGGATCAAGATTGTCGCGGGCGATATCGTCTCTCACTTCGAAAGCCGTCAGGATGCGATGGGTGGCGGCAAGGGTATGGTTGTCGCCATGAGCCGCCGAATTGCGGTTGCGTTGTACCACGAGATTGCAAAGTTACGGCCGGAATGGGCGGAAGGTGGCCGGATGAATGTCGTCATGACCGGCAACGCATCCGACCCGGCTGAATTCAAGCCCCATATCCGCAAGAAGAGTGAGAATAAGAAGCTCGCCAACCGCTTCAAAGACCCCG of Granulibacter bethesdensis contains these proteins:
- a CDS encoding DUF6088 family protein encodes the protein MLRLSEQILAYAERQSEGAPISAKSLLHLGNRAAVDQALSRLAERGQLIRAGRGVYLRPITSRFGTRAPSVEQAVEALAAQRGEVIVSNGAAAANALGLTTQVPVRSVYLTSGRSRKMSLGKQVVELRHAPRWQLTLGSRPAGEAVRALAWLGPDKAEEALMTLKRKMPPGVFGELVAAAPQLPTWLARSVGKAAYG
- a CDS encoding restriction endonuclease subunit S, which codes for MPAEKVQPLGDVADLLSGGTPSKSAPEFWSGNIPWLTPKDMGNWTGATEEAVSDSAIGNGTRLAPPEASFIAVRGMSLHNEIRIVRAQAPIAFNQDIKAVVPRAGIQPEYLFQVLVSKKPELLRLVEAAGHGTGRLPTDQLLALKVPRFGSKAETAIAEFMGALDDKIDLNRRMSDTLERMARAIFRSWFVDFDPVRAKMEGRETGLAADVAALFPERFGDSGLPEGWETRKIGELPVRIAMGPFGSRIKTENFTAVGVPVIRGGNLTDGFVDDNFVYVTPEKAEELRSAAAFPGDIVITHRGTLGQVGKIPSRSRFDKYIVSQSQMLLGSNNGYLSLHYIFEFLRSVAGLNALLSNTTTTGVPAIGRPSTSLRAIELIYPPEFILVKFDQIMQALEARQVAGKMESETLAALRNVLLPKLMSGDVRIRDAEKLVDEAGG
- a CDS encoding abortive infection family protein, coding for MAFLMQQMRRVCAEFADGTAGFVPHLQAVEDAAEKAPFTSAERAKALLEICCKTIAEERGLPRAKADLNDLVSDLIKQIPFAGLNHPDEKSIEDALTKLTRSVNASIGALAQLNNIEGLRHGGSANWETLAFHHGAMLLSLSDALCAFLYEAHRRTVRREPMRAYEDEAEFNVELDESHIGERGEIVVVGVPFRPSEILWTLNRSRYDETLQAWQQEASEANPNDAEVV
- a CDS encoding type I restriction endonuclease subunit R, with product MAAGGIRGESKRCRGSIVVEYQQSAPRSSLGFREAEVESAAMAWLEVVGWRTLNGTYLAPDGPGAPRGSYSDVVLLSRLEDALFKINPEIGSDGITAALRKIQDVESQDLLDQNRRMMRLLRDGVDVETNHPEHGVITRKVRIFDLEKPERNDFFAANQFTVVEGKDHRRLDVVCFVNGLPLAIVELKDAVNSDATLLRAFNQIQTYKASIPTFFRYNGAIVISDGMEARIGSLTAGFDRFAPWRTVDGRDIADKGEAELETIIKGVFHPDRFLDLVINFGAYEVRDGAARAKKLAGYHQFHAVNKAVRATESATVSSSHRAGVIWHTQGSGKSLTMAFYASKLERSERLKNPTVVVVTDRNDLDDQLFGTFVNHPDLFRVTPENAEDREDLRQKLNRASGGILFTTMQKFAPEGNARNDVISDRENIIVIADEAHRTQYGLGARIDKRTGQTRYGLAVHLRDMLPKATFIGFTGTPIELVGRDTYQVFGDVIDTYDIAQSVEDGATVPIYYTARLARLHLDIDARAVLDEGSDELLEGEEETERERHKSKWSRLEAVAGAPERIKIVAGDIVSHFESRQDAMGGGKGMVVAMSRRIAVALYHEIAKLRPEWAEGGRMNVVMTGNASDPAEFKPHIRKKSENKKLANRFKDPADPFNLVIVRDMWLTGFDAPCLHTLYVDKPMRGHGLMQAIARVNRVFGEKPGGLIVDYMGLGAELRQALAAYSQTDREQTARDQELAIQQLVARHEAVIDFLSGVNWRAFFEGDAGRRLTILKQTVEYILSVQNGRKSYLDLATALASAFALAAGTPEAARLREEVAFMLAVRANLVKYTGGRARDRREIELELSQLLSRAVVADGLLDVFREAGFEQPNIAVLSDEFLDEVRSMEQKNLAIEALRRLVNGEILSREKQNVVEARRFSERLEEAIARYHNRAIDSVQVIQELIDLAKEMRASLNRGDDLGLDADEIAFYDALAENQSAIDVLGSKGLRELAQELVRRMKPLVTVDWAVKENIRAKLRVEVRRLLRRYGYPPDLQQMAIDLVMEQANVVCEKWVDT
- a CDS encoding helix-turn-helix domain-containing protein translates to MADEILTIREVAELLKINEKTAYKLALAREIPGFKVGGSWRFQRQEIANWIKRKVEEQQGGGRGA
- a CDS encoding class I SAM-dependent DNA methyltransferase, translating into MARGKVKNNGKSDGPDKSTALGFESRLWSMADKLRSNMDAAEYKHVVLGLIFLKFISDKFNAKYEDLKARQKTDFTDPEERDEYVAENVFWVPKGARWQDIQDRATTAEIGQIVDDAMRSIEAENPTLEGVLPKNYARADLDKRLLGEVINLVGKIELVAKEAHHQGNDLLGRTYEYFIGQFAAAEGKRGGQFYTPARVVELLVRMIEPYKGRVYDPCCGSGGMFVQSEKFVEAHGGGRDDLSVYGQESNPQTWRLAKMNLAIRGITANLGPRAADSFHDDLHKDLKADFILANPPFNISDWGGERRRSDVRWKFGAPPVSNANFAWVQHIVHHLAPHGLAGFILANGSLSSNQSGEGEIRTEMIRHDIVDCIVSLPSQLFYTTQIPVCMWFLARDKSNGLLRDKRLRDRRGETLFIDARALGQMETRTLRALSSPAEVEGGEASDIGKIVEAYHAWREGRQDYANVPGFCRAVKNEEIEAQGFVLTPGRYVGAAVVEEEDIPFAEHFAELKERLEGHILESERLNALMMSGLSRIVSDAG
- a CDS encoding nucleotidyl transferase AbiEii/AbiGii toxin family protein codes for the protein MADAFLSLPVEDRREALRIAADQSGRPAHLLEKDVWVVWALATLFGSDIGAHLVFKGGTSLSKAYGVIRRFSEDVDLTYDIRAIAPDLVGEDGEALPKNRSEEKRWSKAVRHRLPEWIVEKVQPVIAGATDAQSLAATLRAEGDRLYIDYEATSAGSGYVAPSVMLEFGARSTGEPASLRDVTCDAAGLIDGVDFPSARPRVMHAERTFWEKATAIHVFCLQERLRGERFARHWHDVVRLDEAKIVTAALADRQLASAVARHKSMFFAEKAADGTPVDYDRAVHGGLRLVPAGEALAALNKDYGQMVDDGLLLEDAEPFEALIERCADIEARAKGAGKEK